One Syntrophorhabdaceae bacterium genomic window, GCGGACAGTGCGGACGGTGACGGAGAAGTAAACCGCCACTTCATCAGGCCGCAGAAGTTCTTTGTTAGGTAGGGTGCTCAAAATGTCATCACCTCGGCGTTGGGGTCTTCGTAGGC contains:
- a CDS encoding helix-turn-helix domain-containing protein, producing LRRPQRRGDDILSTLPNKELLRPDEVAVYFSVTVRTVRRWIGEGKLKAVRVFGVTRIPRKEVIRAQKKED